The Leptospira selangorensis genome segment AATTAAATCCTGATATTATAGATCTGAATATGGGTTGCCCTGCTCGAAATGTTTCTATGAGAGGATCCGGAGTGGGACTTCTCCGCAAACCTGTGTATGCAGGAAAGATAATAGAAGAAATGAGAAAGGCACTGGATATTCCGGTGACGGCAAAGATCCGCTTAGGTTGGGATGATTCTTCCAGAAATTATATGGAAGTGTCCAGGATCTTAGAAGAATCCGGAGTGATGGCAATTTCAGTTCATGGAAGAACTCGTGAAATGGGATATTCAGGAAAAGCGGATTGGGATGCCATCGCAGATATCAAATCGGAAAGAAAAGTCCCAATATTCGGAAACGGAGACGTAAGTAGTTACGAAGAAGCAGTCCGTAGAAAAGAAGAATCCAAAGTCGACGGAGTTCTGGTAGGTAGGAATTCCATCGGAAACCCTTGGATATTCTCTAATATTAAAAAAGAAGATCTTAGTTTCGAAGAAATAGTATCCACAACCTTAAGTCATTTACAGCTAATGAGAGAAACCTTTGGAGATAAGTACGGATTGATACTTCTCCGAAAACATTTGGTGCGTTATATACAATCCAGAAAAGAAGTAGAACCTAAGCGACTAGAACTTCTCAAGATGGAAGATCCCGAAAAATTGATCCAAATACTTCGCGAAGCTCAAAACAGTTTGAGCCTAGTTTCTTGATCCGCAGGATTGAGATTGACAAAGAATTTCTAAAGTAAGCTGATAATTCCTTTCCAGGAGGAATTTGATGAGAGCCATCGCACTCATATTTACCATACTTGTATTACTCGCATGTGATAAAAAGAAAGAAGAAGCCCCGGTTACCCAGATCGTAGGAACTAAATATTCCGGAGGGGATCAGCACATTTACAAAAATCCCGGAACGAGAGAGAAATCAGACCAAGTCACTTTGGTTTATGAATTCGAAGAAGTTAATGGATTAGAAATTGTTCCCTTCGAAGTAACGGATGCCAAAGGTAAAAAAACAGTCACAGAATATCTGAAACTTAGAACAGTAGATGGGAAAGAAGGTTTTGCACTTCTCAAAAACTTTTATGATGCAGTCCTATTTGTAGTAGGAGATGGAGATACAGCGTTTGCTAAAAATTCTTTAACTTCTCCTTCTAAAGGTAAACTAGAAAAAGGAATGTCTTGTTTCGAGTCGGAAGCAAGTGGAGAATTCTCAAAAGTCCGTTGTAATGGTTCCATCTTAAAAGGCGGAAAGTTAAATAATCTGCATGATATTTGGATCCAACCTGTTTCTTCTAATATATCCAGAGATCCTCTTTTAGGTGATAGTGTTCGAAATCTAAAAGCCGCTAGTTTAAAATTATTGGAACTGAGTAAGACTACCGATCCCGTTAAACAGGATGAATTGAAGAAGGCCGCAACTACTGCTTTAAAAACGGTATTTGAAAAAGGAGATATTTTTCAAGGATCAGCAAATTCTCTCGCAACTGAATTCGGCTTAACTCTATCCGAACAACAGCCAACCGAATAGACCTTGAAAATAAAAAACCCCACCTTTTTTCGAGGCGGGGTTTTCCATTTCAGTTAGAGTAGAAACTCAAACTGACTTAATATTATTTACCAACTTCTTGAGCTTTAGCAACTAGAGCGTCGCGTCCACCTGGGAATTTAGCGTAAATAACACACTGGCATTCTTCCCAGTTGTCTTTAGAGATATCTTTAGGATCAGATCCTGGACCAGTAGCTTTACACTCGTAAACTCCTACTCCTTTAACGATACCTGCAGAAGTACCAACGATAACGGAAGCAGTTGCTTCACCGTCAGAAACTCCGGATGCGGATTCAACAGTCTCACCGACCATTTTTTTAACAACGTCGGAAGCACCTTGTAAGCGGGAAGCTTCGCGGCAAGTAGACTGCATCATAGCGAGACTTTTTTTCGCAACAGCCTTAGCAGATGCGCGAGAAGCAAACTTCATGTAGTAATAGTCTTTAGGATTGGTATCTCTTGGAGTTTTACCGTCGTTTCTTTGCTCAGGTGGTCCACCCCAGCCTTCGAAAGACCATCCTCCGTCACCAACGGAAGTAGCATCTTTTTGAGCGGTGTTCGCTCCGCAATAGGTAAGCAATGCAGCAGATAGTGCAATAACGATTACTTTCTTGATCATCATTTTCTCCTTGATCAGATGGAATTGAGGAATATATCCATTAAACGGATTCCGCAAGCCATTTTTTAATGAATACGTTTAAATTTAAAAGCAGCCAACTTTTTGGTAAAAAAATATTTATTCGCAGCGCACAATTGTCAAAAAATTTCCGAAATTTTCTTTTTGCTCTGCTAACTCTGGCGGCTAGCGACGCAATAGCGACGACAGTTGTATTTCTTCCTGGAAATTGGGAAGGACAAGCTCCTGCCTCCTTGGAAGGAACTGGTGAAAAGCCTTACGAGTTAGCAAAATTAGGCCAGTTCTATGCGACTAGGATCTATTCTCTTCAGATAAAAGAACAACTCTCTCCGAATTCCGATCCGGAAATAAAAGATTTTCTAATCCCTCAAGTCTCCAGAGAAAAATTTAAACAAACATGCTCCAGGCTCAAACCGGATTATGTAGTTCGAGACCAGTTGTCTATCGAGGAGAAGATCCGGATAGATCGTTCTGTATACGATTGTAACCTTTCTAAAATGGAAGAATACTCCATAATAGGCAGAAAGGATCTATTTGCTACCTTGGAGAAGTTGACCAAGGATTCCTTTCCTTTGGTTCCAAAGAAAAAGATAAAAGAATATTCCAGAGAACCTGTCCGAACTGCGAAGTCACAGATCATCGTTCTGGATTCTTCTTATTCTTACGCGCCTGAAAGAAAAGAATTTATGTCGCAATTAGAAGCAATCTCATGGCAACCGGAAACAAAATTTCGTTTGGTCATCTTTAGTGAGAATGGTTCTAAAGTTTTTCCTGAATCAAGTCGTTCAGAGTTCATCAAACAATGGAAAGATTTTAAATCAGAAGGAAAATCTAACACCCAGGATCTTACGAATGCACTTCTTCGATTAAGAAGGATTCTAAGTTCGGAAGATTCTCCAGGAAAGAAGAAGGAAAGAATGATCAGCATTCTCACAAATGCTAAGGCCTCCAATTCAATTAGCGGATATGGAGCTGCGATTGAAGGCTTGAGTCAGATCGGTTCTAAAGTTTCCATTCTATATTCTTCTTATGCTGGGCCGGAAGCACGTAGGGAACATAAAGAAGCGGCAAAAAGAGGAGCGGAATTCAGAGAAGTCTCCTACTTCCAGAAAATTGTAACTCCTAGAGATTCCAAAACTTTGGTATTCAAAGAAGGAAAATTATACAGCAGCAGCGTTTCTCCTGATCCAAAAATGAAAATGGAGGATTCTTCTCTCGAAAAAGTGGAGTTTGCAGGTAAATATTCCCTGGGAGAATTCTTAAATCCATGGAGTTTAGGAAGTATTTACGAAGAAGTGAAGAAGGAGAAGATCCTTACTTCCGAGCCCGTCCGCAGTAATTTTGCATCTTTGTTCTCTTCTTCCGTAAGTGAAGCTTCCAATTCAGAATATTTTGGAAATTTTCCGAAGGTTTTAGTCAAATCTGGGTCTAAGGCTTTCTGGATCCGAGTTCCAAACATATCCGGATTTTCAGAAGGAAAAAAAGGAGTGTGGGCGGTTACGTTTCTTTCATCCTCTTTTTCTTCTGAGGGGGTCGAAGTAATACCGGATTCGTTAGAACGATATACTTTCTCTACTGCTAAAATTTTAGAATGTGATCCTTCCGTTGCTCGAAATTATCTGATAAATACGGAAAAATTCAAATTCGATTGTTTAGTAAAGGGAGAGATCCTGGAAGTTTCTCAGCCGTAGCAGAGTCATGGAAGAATCTAATTTTATCGCATTATCCCCTTCTACCCGTAAAATCTTGGATCGTATGAAACAAGCGGTCACTTCCGATCTACCCATCTTGTTTTTAGGAGAATCGGGAACCGGAAAAAGTTATTTGGGTTATTTGTTCCATTCCTTCTGTAAGGATAGGTTTCCTCAATACCAGGTCTTTGATTTTTCTGTTTCCGAATCTGAAGAAGAAACCTCCGAGATCTTTTCTAAGTTAGACGGAAAAGCCGGAGTTACGATCTTTTTAGAAGCATTCTCAAATTTGAATCCAAGTTTTCAAGTGCAACTTTTACAAAAGATACGGAATGAAAAAGGGAAGAATAGATACTTACTTTCTGATGAACCGGATCTTACCGAAAAAGTAAAGTCCGGTAGATTACAAGAATCTCTAATGACTGAGATACAAACCCTTCAGGTTAAAATTCCTACATTAAGAGATAGAAAGGAAGATATTCCCCCACTGACTCGATTCTTTCTGGATCTGATCGGTAAAAGATATAATCGTAAAAATATTAAAATTTCGGAAAAGTTAGGAAAGTTCCTATTAGAGTACGATTATCCGGGCAATCTTCATCAGTTAAAAAATCTTTTGGAAGCAATGGTCTCCATGCATAATGTGAAGACACTAGATACAAAACATCTTCCTCCTGAATTATTCGAAACAGGATATAAACAGAATGATAATCTTACTGTTCGTACCGGAATTCCACTCAGAGATTATGAAAGGGAAATTATCAGACGGAATTTGATCTTAGTAAATGGGAATAGAGAAAAGGCCGCTAGAATATTAGGGATTTCTGAAAGAACGATTTATAGAAAGATCACCGAGTTCGAACTGTTCGATTCCGAGGATGGAAAAAATCTTCCATCTTCCTGAAGAAGTAATATACTGTTTCTTCTTTTTCGGAACCTGTTTTGATCTTTTGGTTCATTTCCAATAAGAATTCGTATAGTTCCTTAATTTCCAGATCGTTAAAAGCAGAACTTTCTTTTCTAAGTCTTTTGAAAGTATGATTCTTTCGAGCTGGAGAGTAAGCTCCAATTCCAAGTAAGTCAGATTGTTCTTTTTCACTCAGAACCTTGTCGTACATTCTCAGAATAATTTTATAAATTCTTAATTTATCCAGATGGTCTTTCACTAAAGAAAGAAAAATAAGAAGTGAGTCCTTCCCTATCTTGAATTTCGAGAATTCTCTGGAAAATCTTCCGTAATCCTTTTCGAAAAAATAATCCACGATCTCGGAAGAACTGAATTCTGAACTTTGGAATAATACTTCTTTCAGATCTGCAAGATTGAAACTTTTTTTGCCTAAGTATAATTTCAGTTTTTCTAAGTTTTTTAAGTAAGCGCCTGCACTTGGATTTACTTTGAGTAAAAATTCTTCTTCCGCTTCATCGTCTAATTTGACTTCTACTTCTTTGGAGGCTCTTAAAAAGGCTTCTTTTCTTTTATCGGGAAATATTTTAGAAGATTTAAAATGAGAAACTTTGTCTCCGAATATGGAGATGAGTTCTTTAGGAAGATCCCAATGATCATAATGGATTAAAATTCTTACCGTTTCAGGAACTGAAAAAGATTTGGGAGAAGTTTTAGATTTTGTTTTTCCCAGCCAAGGTTTGAAGAATGTAACACCAGACTTGATTATAAATAATTTCTGTGCCGCGAACATGTCCAGGTTTCCGGCTTCGTTCTGAAAATTATCTAGATCACCTGGCTCAGCAACGAAAACTACGATCTCATAAGGATCTGCACTTTTTTTATAAGCTGTCTTGTATAGATCGCTAACCACGCCGAATTCGTATGAATCCTGAGAGACTACAAATAGGATCTGAGGCAAAGACTCCAGGCTAGGCTTGGTCTTATGCAGAAAATCGATCAGATTATCGTAGGAATTCGAAACTTTGGTATCGGCCACGGAAATCATTTTGGAAGAATTTGCGTGAGAGTCAAGCGGATGATCCGATTCTTTTTCTAAAGTAGATCTGAGATTTTTCCGATCTTTTAGATAGGTTTAAGCCAAATGAGAATCAGCGACGGCGTACAGAGAATTTCTGCTCAAGAAGATTATCTTACTTATATCAAGCCGATTTTGAATCAGTCTAGGGTTCCTGCAATTGAGCCAATTCGCCAAAGGGATTTTTCGGATTTAGGAAAATCTCTAAAACTTTATGGCCCAGAAGGAAGTTCTACACCTCAAGAATCTTCTGCATCTAAAGGTCGATTCCTAGATCTTTACGTTTAATTCTCCTTCTTCTCAAATAAATAATCAAAGAAACCTACTCCAAAGAGTATGGTATAAGAAAAATTTACGGATCGGAAATCCTAAGATATTCGAATAAGATCCTTGGAAATTTTTCGCAGGCGAATTCGGATCTTGGATCCCATATGATCCTGCTTTATCATACGGTTTGCAAATTTTAATATATTCTAAAATTTCAGATTTGTTCCAAGGATGGAATTCTACTTCCGAAACATCGTAATTGAAAATTTTTTCATCCTTAGTCATGATCCCTAGGCCAGAAAAGACCTGATGTGTTTTTCCGGAAAGTTCGGAGATCATAGAAAATGCTTCTGATTCATCTGCAGGTTTTTGCAGTATCTTATTTTGAAAAACGACTATAGTATCCGACGCTAGGATGACTTCTTCCGCGATCTCCGGCTTCGGTCCAAGTTTTGCTAAGGTTACTCTTTCCAAATAACTAACGGGTGTTTCTTGGTGAAGACTAGTTTCGTCTATGGGCAAAGGTAGGATTTGGAAATGTAATCCTAAGGATTGTAAGATCTCTTTTCTTCGAGGAGATTGGGATCTCAGAATAAGCATATATCCATCCTGAAAGAAAAGCCTTGCCAGACACTCCTTTTCCCAGTATCAATGTTCGCACGGATCGAACCAATGAAATTATTTCTTAGATCATTCTTCTCTATACGCACTCTAGTTTCGGTAATTCTTGTCTCACTCGTGGCTTTCACTTCTTCTTATTCCCAAGAAGCTAAAAAAGTTGCCCCTAGTGATAGTCCGGAGACCAAACCGACTAACTCGAATGTGGATCCAAAATCCAGAGCTTATTCTTTGCGTAAAAAATCTTGGGTGTCTTTAAGATATCTTAGGACTAGTCTTTTAAATTTTGGGAAGAAGGCGGACTGGGACACATCCCTTGCGGATTATTCAAAGGCAGAATCTTCTTTTCAAAGAGGAGAATGGGAACCAGCAGGAAACCAGTTCCAAACTTTAAAAACAAAATTGGATCAACTTGCAGAAGCTCAGGCAAAAGAAGTGTTCAATCGTTCCGACGCATTGGAGAAAGATATCCAGCCTAAGGTTGTAGATCTGAAACTGAATACGGAAGCTCCGGGAAAACAATACATCCCTGTAATGGAAAAACATCTTCAGATCTATAGGGATACTTGGCAGGCGGCTAAATTAGAAAGAGAGATTGGGAACCAAGGACAGAATTTATATTTTGCAAAACAAGGTCTGTTACAACTATATAAAGCTAAAATCCTTTTGGAAAAATCCAAAGAAGGAAAGTTGGAATCGGAAGAAAAGTTGAGTAAAAACAAAGTTTTAGAAACAGACTATTTAACTCCTGAAGAAGTAAAATACTGGGACGATTGTTTGGAAGTATTGAATGAATCAGAAGAGAAAAATCGCCAAAAAGAAAAACAGGCAATCATAAGTGTATACCAATCCAGAACTGGCAAAAAACCAGGTGACGGTAAGAACAATGCAGGCACGACGAACTCGCCAACGAGCGGCGAAGGTAAAAAGTAAGGGCCTTTCGGATTTTCTTTCCGAATATAAGAATAGAGTATGAAATTATCTAAAATTATCTTCCTTCTATTCTTTCTTTCTTCAGTTTCTTGTAGAGGTTTCAATCTACAAAATTTTAAGAATCATACTTTTGAAAACACCTGTGATTGGTTTGATCTATTCTGCGACAAGATCGTAGTGAATCCGGATCTTTCCGATTGCGATCCATTTCATGAAGAATACGAAGGATATTCTCATTATATAGATCGTGGAGTATTAAAAAACGATTATAAGATAGAAGAAGAAGCCAAACAGGAAAAAGAGCCTAACGATCCTACGGAACCTCTGCCTAAGAAAAAGGAAAAGATCAAAGCGACCAATACGGATTACGGAAATAACATGAGAATAGATTCTAAAAAATTATTCGAAAGATATGATATTTCCGCAGGAAGAAGATCCGACAAAGATAGATCCAAACATCCTTGCGGCGTATTGCAAGAAGGCAGCAAACCTAAAGTGTATTATTCGGAACCTAAAACTACAGACAAGGGAGGAGAATTTTGAAAAACGTATTCGATTTAACAGGTAAATCAGTATTAGTAACGGGAGCAACCAGAGGAATCGGAAGACAGATCGCTCAGGGATTTTTGGATGCAGGTGCAACGGTATATGGAACCGGATCTTCTGCCGAGTCCATCAAACGTTTAGAAGGATCTGGCATCGAAGCATTCGCGGCTGATATTCGCCAACCTGGAGCAATGGATTCTATCATTGAAACATTGAGCAAAAAACACGGCAAGTTGGATGTGCTTGTAAATAATGCGGGAGTAGCCACCAATCTACCTGCCGGATTTTTTAAAGAAGAAGACATACAAAATGTGACACAAACCAATTTTGTGGGAGTGTTCCGTGCGAGTCAGGCATACTATAAAATACATAAGAAAAAAGGCGGGAACATTATCAATATCGCCTCAGTCCTAGGTATGGTCGGCACTAAATTTGCGTCCGTATATTGCGGAACAAAAGGTGCGGTAATTAATATGACCAAGGCCCTCGCGGTAGAATGGGCAGGTTCCGGATACAGGGTGAACGCGATCTGTCCGGGATTTATAGATACGGACATGACGGAGATGATCAAAGAAAGACCCGAAGTATTGGAGCAAATGAAAGCAAGGATCCCAATGTCTAGATTAGGCAGACCGGAAGATCTTGCCGGAGCAGCAGTCTTCTTAGCTTCCGATGCAGCGGCTTATGTTACCGGTCAGACTATCGTCGTGGACGGAGGTGTTACTTCCGGTATATGATATTAGAATTACATCCCCAGAATCCTGAAAAGAGGATCCTCGGACAAATTTCCAAAAAATTATCCGAGGGAGGGGTGTATGTATTTCCTACGGATACAGTTTACGGTTTGATAGCGGACTCACAGTCTCATGCTGGAGTAGAAAAATTATACAAACTGAAAAACATTTCTAAGAACCAACCTCTGTCTCTTCTTTGCGCGGACATCTCTACTGCATCTAACTATATGGAACAACTTTCCAACGAAGCGTTCCGTTTGATGAAAAGAATTACTCCTGGACCTTACACATTCGTAGTTAAGGCGAATAAACATCTTCCTAGAGTTTCTTTCTCGAATCAAAAAGATAAGAATATCGGGATAAGAATTCCTGATTCAAAATATCTGCAGACTTTGTTGGAGCTCCATCCGAATCCTCTTACTTCTACTTCCGTATTTTTCAAGGATGAGTTCGTGACCGATGTGGACATGATCGAAAAAGAATACGGTAACAAAGTGGATGGGATCTTAGATGGAGGAATTCTAGAACTCGAATTATCTACCATTCTTGACTGCACAGGAGATGGAATTTCCATCTTGAG includes the following:
- a CDS encoding tRNA dihydrouridine synthase, which codes for MIRIGSVEIPGWLAMSPMAGISDSPTRTMARRYGSAFSYTEFVSTDSLAVGSKKALSLLRFREEERPITFQIFGNKLEIIVDAAKRIRELNPDIIDLNMGCPARNVSMRGSGVGLLRKPVYAGKIIEEMRKALDIPVTAKIRLGWDDSSRNYMEVSRILEESGVMAISVHGRTREMGYSGKADWDAIADIKSERKVPIFGNGDVSSYEEAVRRKEESKVDGVLVGRNSIGNPWIFSNIKKEDLSFEEIVSTTLSHLQLMRETFGDKYGLILLRKHLVRYIQSRKEVEPKRLELLKMEDPEKLIQILREAQNSLSLVS
- the lenA gene encoding lipoprotein LenA, which produces MRAIALIFTILVLLACDKKKEEAPVTQIVGTKYSGGDQHIYKNPGTREKSDQVTLVYEFEEVNGLEIVPFEVTDAKGKKTVTEYLKLRTVDGKEGFALLKNFYDAVLFVVGDGDTAFAKNSLTSPSKGKLEKGMSCFESEASGEFSKVRCNGSILKGGKLNNLHDIWIQPVSSNISRDPLLGDSVRNLKAASLKLLELSKTTDPVKQDELKKAATTALKTVFEKGDIFQGSANSLATEFGLTLSEQQPTE
- a CDS encoding lipoprotein LipL21 produces the protein MIKKVIVIALSAALLTYCGANTAQKDATSVGDGGWSFEGWGGPPEQRNDGKTPRDTNPKDYYYMKFASRASAKAVAKKSLAMMQSTCREASRLQGASDVVKKMVGETVESASGVSDGEATASVIVGTSAGIVKGVGVYECKATGPGSDPKDISKDNWEECQCVIYAKFPGGRDALVAKAQEVGK
- a CDS encoding LIC10012 family protein → MSKNFRNFLFALLTLAASDAIATTVVFLPGNWEGQAPASLEGTGEKPYELAKLGQFYATRIYSLQIKEQLSPNSDPEIKDFLIPQVSREKFKQTCSRLKPDYVVRDQLSIEEKIRIDRSVYDCNLSKMEEYSIIGRKDLFATLEKLTKDSFPLVPKKKIKEYSREPVRTAKSQIIVLDSSYSYAPERKEFMSQLEAISWQPETKFRLVIFSENGSKVFPESSRSEFIKQWKDFKSEGKSNTQDLTNALLRLRRILSSEDSPGKKKERMISILTNAKASNSISGYGAAIEGLSQIGSKVSILYSSYAGPEARREHKEAAKRGAEFREVSYFQKIVTPRDSKTLVFKEGKLYSSSVSPDPKMKMEDSSLEKVEFAGKYSLGEFLNPWSLGSIYEEVKKEKILTSEPVRSNFASLFSSSVSEASNSEYFGNFPKVLVKSGSKAFWIRVPNISGFSEGKKGVWAVTFLSSSFSSEGVEVIPDSLERYTFSTAKILECDPSVARNYLINTEKFKFDCLVKGEILEVSQP
- a CDS encoding helix-turn-helix domain-containing protein, producing the protein MEESNFIALSPSTRKILDRMKQAVTSDLPILFLGESGTGKSYLGYLFHSFCKDRFPQYQVFDFSVSESEEETSEIFSKLDGKAGVTIFLEAFSNLNPSFQVQLLQKIRNEKGKNRYLLSDEPDLTEKVKSGRLQESLMTEIQTLQVKIPTLRDRKEDIPPLTRFFLDLIGKRYNRKNIKISEKLGKFLLEYDYPGNLHQLKNLLEAMVSMHNVKTLDTKHLPPELFETGYKQNDNLTVRTGIPLRDYEREIIRRNLILVNGNREKAARILGISERTIYRKITEFELFDSEDGKNLPSS
- a CDS encoding DNA polymerase III subunit delta, which gives rise to MISVADTKVSNSYDNLIDFLHKTKPSLESLPQILFVVSQDSYEFGVVSDLYKTAYKKSADPYEIVVFVAEPGDLDNFQNEAGNLDMFAAQKLFIIKSGVTFFKPWLGKTKSKTSPKSFSVPETVRILIHYDHWDLPKELISIFGDKVSHFKSSKIFPDKRKEAFLRASKEVEVKLDDEAEEEFLLKVNPSAGAYLKNLEKLKLYLGKKSFNLADLKEVLFQSSEFSSSEIVDYFFEKDYGRFSREFSKFKIGKDSLLIFLSLVKDHLDKLRIYKIILRMYDKVLSEKEQSDLLGIGAYSPARKNHTFKRLRKESSAFNDLEIKELYEFLLEMNQKIKTGSEKEETVYYFFRKMEDFFHPRNRTVRTR
- a CDS encoding nucleoside triphosphate pyrophosphatase; protein product: MLILRSQSPRRKEILQSLGLHFQILPLPIDETSLHQETPVSYLERVTLAKLGPKPEIAEEVILASDTIVVFQNKILQKPADESEAFSMISELSGKTHQVFSGLGIMTKDEKIFNYDVSEVEFHPWNKSEILEYIKICKPYDKAGSYGIQDPNSPAKNFQGSYSNILGFPIRKFFLYHTLWSRFL
- a CDS encoding SDR family NAD(P)-dependent oxidoreductase, giving the protein MKNVFDLTGKSVLVTGATRGIGRQIAQGFLDAGATVYGTGSSAESIKRLEGSGIEAFAADIRQPGAMDSIIETLSKKHGKLDVLVNNAGVATNLPAGFFKEEDIQNVTQTNFVGVFRASQAYYKIHKKKGGNIINIASVLGMVGTKFASVYCGTKGAVINMTKALAVEWAGSGYRVNAICPGFIDTDMTEMIKERPEVLEQMKARIPMSRLGRPEDLAGAAVFLASDAAAYVTGQTIVVDGGVTSGI
- a CDS encoding L-threonylcarbamoyladenylate synthase, which translates into the protein MILELHPQNPEKRILGQISKKLSEGGVYVFPTDTVYGLIADSQSHAGVEKLYKLKNISKNQPLSLLCADISTASNYMEQLSNEAFRLMKRITPGPYTFVVKANKHLPRVSFSNQKDKNIGIRIPDSKYLQTLLELHPNPLTSTSVFFKDEFVTDVDMIEKEYGNKVDGILDGGILELELSTILDCTGDGISILREGKGMEKINSL